The following proteins come from a genomic window of Natrinema saccharevitans:
- a CDS encoding outer membrane protein assembly factor BamB family protein, which produces MAGTVDTEREDGLDFRTVPLGEIDPARSRHMWTRSAVGLAESGDLVVTGEWDGTVTAREVDSLEPRWTADHPDHAVGIASLGGDGPGDDETIVVAGRGETGTIAAYDAATGERRWRYDTADDVGAAIEDSVFYLPYVVALETGTDADGNERLYAAARRYERDGETRQWHSTVYAFDSAGSLRWTYETDASPIALDLDATGQRLAVGYNRCMGDHDTGLVVLEAETGALEWTWDPGTEGDRRVGDVSFDGDAIAVSSHGDKRGYLLGPGGAERWAIDLAVETEIDGERLYAYPNHVYADDGRVAFVTGNTYAVESRETDGRHPNEHRVAAFDADGTPLWDDDARGFVHGLAADGGRLVAPCAQNFRVRDPETHAVRAFDLESGPAEVERLAGIATAAAFGDGTLAAIEEPVAYHDDGETRGEYALRVGSLE; this is translated from the coding sequence ATGGCCGGAACTGTCGACACGGAACGCGAGGACGGTCTCGACTTTCGGACCGTCCCGCTGGGCGAGATCGACCCCGCCCGCAGTCGCCACATGTGGACCCGCTCGGCGGTCGGGCTCGCCGAGTCGGGCGACCTCGTCGTCACCGGCGAGTGGGACGGCACCGTTACCGCCCGCGAGGTCGACTCGCTCGAGCCCCGATGGACGGCCGACCACCCCGATCACGCGGTCGGGATCGCGTCGCTCGGAGGCGACGGACCCGGAGACGACGAGACGATCGTCGTCGCCGGTCGCGGCGAGACGGGAACGATCGCGGCTTACGACGCCGCGACGGGTGAACGCCGGTGGCGCTACGACACTGCCGACGACGTCGGTGCGGCAATCGAGGACTCCGTCTTCTACCTTCCCTACGTCGTGGCGCTCGAGACGGGGACCGACGCGGACGGCAACGAACGGCTCTACGCCGCCGCGCGGCGGTACGAACGCGACGGCGAGACCCGGCAGTGGCACAGCACCGTCTACGCGTTCGACTCCGCGGGGTCGCTCCGGTGGACCTACGAGACCGACGCCTCGCCGATCGCGCTCGATCTCGACGCCACGGGCCAGCGCCTCGCGGTCGGCTACAACCGCTGCATGGGCGACCACGACACCGGCCTCGTCGTCCTCGAGGCCGAGACGGGCGCCCTCGAGTGGACCTGGGACCCCGGCACCGAGGGCGATCGCCGCGTCGGCGATGTCTCGTTCGACGGCGACGCGATCGCCGTCTCGAGCCACGGCGACAAGCGGGGCTACCTGCTCGGGCCCGGCGGTGCCGAGCGCTGGGCGATCGACCTCGCCGTCGAAACGGAGATCGACGGCGAGCGGCTGTACGCCTACCCGAACCACGTCTACGCCGACGACGGCCGAGTGGCGTTCGTGACCGGCAACACCTACGCCGTCGAGAGCCGCGAGACCGACGGTCGGCATCCGAACGAACACCGCGTCGCGGCGTTCGACGCCGACGGGACCCCCCTGTGGGACGACGACGCTCGGGGCTTCGTCCACGGCCTCGCCGCCGACGGCGGCCGGCTGGTCGCTCCCTGTGCCCAGAACTTCCGGGTCCGCGACCCCGAGACCCACGCCGTCCGCGCGTTCGACCTCGAGTCCGGTCCGGCCGAGGTCGAACGGCTCGCGGGAATCGCCACGGCTGCCGCCTTCGGAGACGGAACGCTCGCCGCGATCGAGGAACCGGTCGCCTACCACGACGACGGCGAGACCCGCGGCGAGTACGCGCTCCGAGTCGGCTCGCTCGAGTAG
- a CDS encoding DUF3209 family protein produces the protein MSCHEIEALRLGLMNVLGVGDDSTRDHAEKELEGHLEGPIEGLAEADSLAEIERHLDAALVDLEQEVAELDSEDPEFDYTRGRLLEVRNAERAIQRLRTQGSSIVDGLGDAHDTLHETFPVEE, from the coding sequence ATGAGCTGCCACGAAATCGAAGCACTACGACTCGGACTGATGAACGTCCTCGGCGTCGGGGACGACAGTACTCGCGACCACGCGGAGAAGGAACTCGAGGGACACCTCGAGGGCCCCATCGAGGGCCTCGCGGAGGCCGACAGCCTCGCGGAGATCGAACGCCACCTCGACGCGGCGCTGGTCGATCTCGAGCAAGAGGTCGCCGAACTGGACAGCGAGGACCCCGAATTCGATTATACTCGGGGTCGGTTGCTCGAGGTCCGCAACGCCGAGCGGGCCATCCAGCGGCTTCGCACGCAGGGATCGAGCATCGTCGACGGGCTCGGCGACGCCCACGACACCCTCCACGAGACCTTCCCGGTAGAGGAGTAA
- a CDS encoding CbiX/SirB N-terminal domain-containing protein encodes MSTPDDTTAAPAPGFDDEAVLLIGHGSRREKSNEQVRELAADLESRLGIPVDAAFLELAEPAIDEAFAGLSPVAERVTVVHCSLFAASHVKNDVPLAIEQARAEHDVEIDNGSHLGVHPAILDLLDDRAAAVEAELGVDRADGDVAVVVCGRGSSDPDANGDVHKLARLLYEGREFDRVEASFIGVTEPTLEETLHGLSKHRPDAVVVLPYMLGDGVLTQRVRDWTADFDSDYPYVDAMAGDPLGTDSRLLDVFADRWEEARTDSVEMSCDTCKYKVDLEGYEEDVGGARAMLRALAHQEAHADRDDVDDEPHSHDAPEKHVAVCTNQTCAKMGSPAVLERLRQEVRDSDHCDARITRSSCLGRCGDGPMVAVYPDGIWYGDVDDGDAERIVSDHLDRDRIVSDLVDQTL; translated from the coding sequence ATGAGCACACCAGACGACACCACGGCCGCTCCCGCACCCGGCTTCGACGACGAGGCCGTCCTCCTGATCGGCCACGGCTCCAGGCGCGAGAAGTCCAACGAACAGGTCCGCGAGCTGGCCGCCGACCTCGAGTCCCGACTGGGAATCCCGGTCGACGCCGCGTTCCTCGAACTCGCGGAGCCGGCGATCGACGAGGCCTTCGCGGGACTCTCGCCCGTCGCCGAGCGGGTGACGGTCGTCCACTGCTCGCTGTTCGCCGCGAGCCACGTCAAGAACGACGTGCCGCTGGCGATCGAGCAGGCCCGGGCCGAACACGACGTAGAGATCGACAACGGCTCTCATCTGGGAGTTCATCCCGCGATCCTCGACCTGCTGGACGACCGCGCCGCGGCTGTCGAGGCCGAACTCGGCGTCGACCGTGCGGACGGCGACGTGGCCGTCGTCGTCTGCGGCCGGGGCTCGAGCGATCCGGACGCCAACGGCGACGTCCACAAGCTCGCGCGACTGCTCTACGAGGGGCGCGAGTTCGACCGCGTTGAGGCCTCGTTCATCGGCGTCACCGAGCCGACCCTCGAGGAGACGCTCCACGGGCTCTCGAAGCACCGGCCCGACGCGGTCGTCGTCCTCCCCTATATGCTCGGCGACGGCGTCCTCACCCAGCGGGTCCGGGACTGGACCGCCGACTTCGACTCCGACTACCCCTACGTCGACGCGATGGCCGGCGACCCGCTCGGGACCGACTCCCGGCTGCTGGACGTCTTCGCCGACCGCTGGGAGGAAGCCCGGACCGACAGCGTCGAGATGTCCTGTGACACCTGCAAGTACAAGGTCGACCTCGAGGGCTACGAGGAGGATGTCGGCGGCGCTCGCGCCATGTTGCGGGCGCTAGCTCACCAGGAGGCCCACGCCGATCGCGACGACGTCGACGACGAACCCCACAGCCACGACGCGCCGGAGAAACACGTCGCGGTCTGTACCAACCAGACCTGCGCGAAGATGGGGTCGCCGGCCGTCCTCGAGCGGCTTCGACAGGAGGTCCGGGATTCGGACCACTGCGACGCCCGCATCACGCGGTCGTCCTGTCTCGGCCGCTGTGGCGACGGGCCGATGGTCGCCGTCTACCCGGACGGGATCTGGTACGGTGACGTCGACGACGGCGACGCCGAACGGATCGTCTCGGACCACTTAGACCGGGACCGCATCGTCAGCGACCTCGTCGATCAGACGCTGTAG
- a CDS encoding cobalamin biosynthesis protein: MSDARSADGGDDALEVSVPSDPLAGHAATAYFWGHVAGSGDVTDDRIEVVANDEASAQVLAAVAGGDLERETTSREYAHDTSITRTEEEYVLTIEGEDGLLGRSGALGLPVDGRGNYRFGAFADYDRELLRGLLEGCGTVCFKSSSGTVGISFVHDDRDLLAFAQELIADCPVDAPFGELSETSSGGHWFGVDDAAAPAFGTWLYEDCEETGLFAPSRRRKLERSLEQADAYDE, from the coding sequence ATGAGCGACGCCCGATCCGCCGACGGCGGCGACGACGCCCTCGAGGTTTCGGTCCCGTCGGACCCGCTGGCCGGCCACGCGGCCACGGCGTACTTCTGGGGCCACGTCGCCGGCAGTGGCGACGTTACCGACGACCGGATCGAGGTCGTCGCCAACGACGAGGCGTCCGCACAGGTGCTGGCCGCCGTCGCCGGCGGCGACCTCGAGCGCGAGACGACCAGCCGCGAGTACGCCCACGACACGTCGATCACGCGGACGGAGGAGGAGTACGTGCTGACGATCGAGGGCGAGGACGGCCTGCTCGGCCGCAGCGGCGCGCTCGGACTGCCCGTCGACGGCCGCGGCAACTACCGCTTCGGCGCGTTCGCCGACTACGATCGCGAACTGCTCCGGGGCCTGCTCGAGGGCTGTGGCACCGTCTGCTTCAAGTCCTCGAGCGGCACCGTCGGGATCTCGTTCGTCCACGACGATCGGGACCTGCTCGCGTTCGCACAGGAGTTGATCGCCGACTGTCCCGTCGATGCGCCCTTCGGCGAGCTATCCGAAACCTCCTCGGGCGGCCACTGGTTCGGCGTCGACGACGCCGCCGCGCCCGCCTTCGGCACGTGGCTCTACGAGGACTGCGAGGAGACCGGCCTCTTCGCGCCGAGTCGCCGGCGCAAGTTAGAGCGCAGTCTCGAGCAGGCCGACGCCTACGACGAGTAA
- a CDS encoding ferredoxin — MPRYEVTIEKDACDGIFACLTRDPRFIEGEDGLATIDPTADPVYDCEGEVIDDAERVVATFDDDRIDEAQQAAAACPTDAIVVEEVGE; from the coding sequence ATGCCACGATACGAAGTCACCATCGAGAAAGACGCCTGCGACGGCATCTTCGCCTGCCTGACCCGCGACCCGCGCTTTATCGAGGGCGAGGACGGCCTCGCGACGATCGATCCGACCGCGGATCCGGTCTACGACTGCGAGGGCGAGGTCATCGACGACGCCGAACGCGTCGTCGCGACGTTCGACGACGACCGTATCGACGAGGCCCAGCAGGCCGCCGCGGCCTGTCCGACCGACGCCATCGTCGTCGAGGAGGTGGGCGAATGA
- the cobJ gene encoding precorrin-3B C(17)-methyltransferase, producing the protein MSTDTNADADDESTSKCGASTSDASTDTSSSGSKCGASSSTDDSSGSKCGGSSSSSSSSNCGASSSDDGSSNEQEVGATADDFDAEPGQLIAVGLGPGHPEGMTDRAKTALLEADHIVGYTTYIELIPDEITDEAEDIYDTPMCGEVSRTEESIDRALAGNDVAIVGSGDPNVYALAGLALEILESKGATASMVDFEVVPGVPAAQSCAARLGAPLVNDTVSVSLSDHLVPMPEIESRLHSVASENFTITIYNPWSRKRRENFEKACEILLTHRGPDTPVGIVHGAGREDEQVLITELAELENLGESEIVDMTTTIVVGTEDTYVWDDRMVTPRGYETKYDY; encoded by the coding sequence ACACCTCGAGTTCCGGCTCGAAGTGCGGCGCGTCCAGTAGCACCGACGACTCGAGCGGGTCGAAATGCGGTGGGTCCTCGAGTTCCTCGTCGTCCTCGAACTGTGGTGCCTCGAGTTCGGACGACGGGAGTTCGAACGAGCAGGAGGTCGGCGCGACGGCCGACGACTTCGACGCCGAGCCGGGCCAACTGATCGCCGTCGGCCTCGGTCCCGGTCACCCCGAGGGGATGACCGACCGCGCGAAGACGGCGCTGCTCGAGGCCGACCACATCGTCGGCTACACGACCTACATCGAGCTGATTCCGGACGAGATCACCGACGAGGCCGAAGACATCTACGACACGCCGATGTGCGGCGAAGTCTCCCGCACCGAGGAGTCGATCGACCGCGCGCTGGCGGGCAACGACGTCGCCATCGTCGGCAGCGGCGACCCGAACGTCTACGCGCTCGCGGGGCTGGCCCTCGAGATCTTAGAGTCCAAAGGCGCGACGGCCTCGATGGTCGACTTCGAGGTCGTGCCGGGCGTCCCAGCAGCGCAGTCCTGCGCCGCGCGCCTGGGCGCGCCGCTGGTCAACGACACCGTCTCGGTCTCGCTGTCGGACCACCTCGTGCCGATGCCCGAGATCGAGTCCCGACTGCACTCGGTCGCGAGCGAGAACTTCACGATCACCATCTACAACCCCTGGAGCCGCAAGCGCCGCGAGAACTTCGAGAAGGCCTGCGAGATCCTGCTGACCCACCGCGGGCCCGATACGCCCGTCGGCATCGTCCACGGCGCGGGCCGCGAGGACGAGCAGGTGCTGATCACCGAACTCGCCGAGCTCGAGAACCTCGGCGAGAGCGAGATCGTCGACATGACGACGACGATCGTCGTCGGCACCGAGGACACCTACGTCTGGGACGACCGGATGGTCACACCCCGGGGCTACGAGACGAAGTACGACTACTGA